In Rutidosis leptorrhynchoides isolate AG116_Rl617_1_P2 chromosome 6, CSIRO_AGI_Rlap_v1, whole genome shotgun sequence, the DNA window TGATTACCAAACATTTTATTGTCATCCAGAAGCAAATTTATTCAAAATATTTGAATCATTTAGATTATGAACCGCTCAACACTTaattattcagttttatcaaaGCACCCTTATTAAATAACTATAATATTTTTTTTCAAGTGAAAGGTTAATAATTCAATTTTACAACATTCACATTGTTCAATCAAATGATTATGTAACATGTTATTGTTATTCAAAAACAACTTTATTCATAATCTTTGAATCATTCGTTTTATGAACTTTAATCTGTtaatcattcaattttatcaaacgttacatttattaaataattataatgttTTTTTGTTAAGCCAAAACTTAATAATGTAATTTTACGTTATTTATGTTAATTATTTATTCTAATGATTATCTAACATGTCATCGAAACTAAGGGTGTGTTTGTTTgcttcttaatggaatggttcagcgcTGAATACTGAACCATTCAGTATTCAGCGCGTTtctttctgacctctgaatgacatatggtgctgaatagtTCAGAATTcgatgctgaaccattcagagctgAAATGCTCtattaaccattaagagcctaaattatcTGTAATATTCTTCTCAAATCATATCCTGAACACTTAATCAACAACtatattaaattttttattaatgttacacgttaataaggtaattttacctAGTTCATATCGTTCGTTCTAAATGATtttcaaacagcttattttcattaaTAACAAACTTTATTCAAAGTTTCTGAAtaattcagattctgaaccatttaACGCTAAATCATTAATTTTTATCAAACGCCAACCTAAATTTATTTGAAACTTTTGGATGATTCAGGACCTATCAGTTTTATCGAATGCATCGCAAGACTTATGCTCTATTCATGGTAAACTGTAACTACTAGGCACTTTTTTATTTTTACATATAAAACGCTGTCGTTCACATGTTTTCAATGAGTTCTCTGTACTCTCTTTTCTTGCCCGTGTAAACAAATCTAATAATCCAACAGTTACGAAAGAACCCTAAATCCCCAATTTCCGTTTCACAATAATGGTaagttttattttattaattaatttagggATGTTGAATTTATATCTTACATTGTGATCCAACTAAAAAGATGTTAAATTTGATTGTGTACAGTCAGCGTTGTTCAATTTTCATTCATTTCTGACGGTGGTGTTACTGGTTATTTGTACATGCACTTTCTTGAAGCTGCAGTTTCCTGCTATCCTTGAAGAAAAAACTGGGTTAGATCTTTATTCCAAAAGCCCTAATTTTAATCTGTTTATTGTAGGTTTTAATTAACTTAAAATGATTTATCATTATGAATGGTTAAGGTAGTTTATCATTTTGAATGTTTTTATTCTAGGGTAGAGTAAGCATTGTCTATATTTTACCTCccctgtttttgttgttgttgtgtgaTAAAAGGTAGTTAATTAGTTATCTCTGTTTTACTATTGTATATATGTGGTACTGATTTTGATGATCTTGCTACTTATGTGGCGGCCATGTCAGCAAAAACCATCTTATGAAAGTTTACTTTTTTCTTACTGGTTAGGCGGGTACCCAATGAA includes these proteins:
- the LOC139855518 gene encoding uncharacterized protein, which produces MSALFNFHSFLTVVLLVICTCTFLKLQFPAILEEKTGFRGFFWKAARIGERLSPWVAFGCFTMGVSIIFF